In the Harmonia axyridis chromosome 3, icHarAxyr1.1, whole genome shotgun sequence genome, one interval contains:
- the LOC123675628 gene encoding uncharacterized protein LOC123675628 produces MSTIIAEKLIEEVRKRPVLYDQSNELYRNVEHKDQVWKRVAKELNIEGQDEECKKKWNGIRDSFRRARQKKKTKCGQLTTSATKYIYEALLEFLIPHLAERKTLCNAPDEDGDSPETVDESQQPNFQPLDSGCADEPETQEPSPSPPPTIPVSQVAIVKKFSHAARKRKLSDTEVKSQESASSQLMAYILAEKEAEKTSQPSEKHPVDAFLAGIAPSLKSLDPFLLIAAKGKIFNIVQEYELEQLRVHRERATTLAYMSLVSSGEASSVATPLNVEVSGSCTEGHFNFSTQVPTAVNQPAINPEE; encoded by the exons atgagcACTATAATAGCAGAGAAGCTAATAGAGGAAGTACGGAAGCGTCCAGTATTGTACGACCAGTCCAATGAGCTGTACCGAAACGTCGAACATAAAGACCAGGTCTGGAAAAGAGTCGCAAAggaattgaatattgaag GTCAAGAtgaagaatgcaaaaaaaaatggaatggtATTCGAGACAGTTTTCGCAGAGCTCGACAAAAGAAGAAGACAAAATGTGGTCAGCTGACTACATCAGCCACCAAGTACATTTATGAGGCTCTCCTTGAATTCTTAATCCCTCATTTGGCCGAACGGAAAACTTTATGTAACGCCCCAGATGAAGATGGCGATTCTCCTGAAACCGTTGATGAGTCACAACAGCCGAACTTCCAACCACTAGATAGTGGCTGCGCTGATGAACCTGAGACCCAAGAACCCTCGCCATCACCGCCACCCACAATTCCAGTCAGTCAAGTTGCAATTGTGAAGAAGTTTTCACATGCAGCTCGTAAAAGGAAGCTCTCAGATACTGAAGTAAAATCTCAAGAGTCTGCATCATCTCAGCTGATGGCATACATATTGGCTGAGAAAGAAGCCGAGAAAACAAGTCAACCATCTGAAAAACATCCTGTTGATGCTTTTTTAGCGGGAATCGCCCCATCTCTCAAATCTCTCGATCCCTTCCTCCTAATTGCTGCAAAaggaaagattttcaatatagTGCAAGAGTATGAACTGGAGCAGCTTCGTGTCCATAGAGAACGAGCAACCACTTTGGCCTATATGTCATTAGTATCATCAGGCGAGGCATCCTCCGTCGCAACGCCTTTGAACGTAGAAGTAAGTGGATCGTGTACAGAAGggcattttaatttttcaacccAGGTTCCCACTGCTGTCAACCAACCAGCCATCAATCCAGAAGAATAA